A DNA window from Coffea arabica cultivar ET-39 chromosome 6c, Coffea Arabica ET-39 HiFi, whole genome shotgun sequence contains the following coding sequences:
- the LOC113692687 gene encoding serine/threonine-protein kinase ATG1c isoform X1, whose product MPQPMSRGGRFVVGEYVVGQQLGAGSFSTVWHGLHRVHGTEVAIKEIVTARLNTKLRDSLKSEIVILKKINHPNIIRLHDMIEDSGKIYIILEYCSGGDLSVYIQNRQGGIPEATAKHFMQQLASGLKVLRENNLIHRDLKPQNLLLSTNDDKSILKIADFGFARSLQPRGLAETLCGSPLYMAPEIMQLQKYDAKADLWSVGAILFQLVTGKTPYTGNNQLQLFQNIVRSTELQFPRDIKDLSPHCMDLCRKLLRRNPVERLTFEEFFNHPFLSQRQADELLWNMRRQKSIDGFPLSELNPVGKTEEIAQEDLPFSLDDDSSGPDGSPSFVGMSPIKSTYGFSLDAKADRKEASKAAEKMDLASSYGSVSHKPEATMFNIGGLKLSEGKLKESLKSVDPAPAKSHVKVADSLELIDQEYVLVPGPPLDVSSSPVISTLENVSSKPGSPPQVSGNINFISTAPIPIVGTAANKVGHIESFESHGSAPGTSQGSMDVADTLEQPSADCITRVRSLKCCASAIRELVNEKLEAGKQLEAFSVQLVILAIWKQALHICHTRAASATEGSPTPDSTRLREMTKELDGLDIHEDLDAANTLGSQHICSQIERAFLLEVGNAEELAKIVEPGITCYQGNTEMPDAMETIFQSALALGRRGAVDEYMGCTGDAVVFYSKAVRLLVFLLVEAPSLILNPPFSLTNSGRCRLRSYIDVLNNRQSISRSQRMALLKGGDQRCSS is encoded by the exons ATGCCTCAACCGATGAGCAGAGGAGGAAGGTTCGTGGTGGGGGAATATGTGGTTGGGCAGCAACTAGGAGCGGGGTCGTTCTCGACGGTATGGCACGGGCTGCACCGGGTCCACGGCACCGAAGTTGCCATCAAAGAGATCGTGACGGCTCGATTGAACACCAAACTCCGGGATAGTTTGAAGTCGGAGATTGTTATTTTGAAGAAGATCAATCACCCAAACATCATCCGCTTGCACGACATGATTGAG GATTCTGGAAAGATATATATCATTCTAGAATACTGCAGTGGGGGTGACCTTTCTGTTTACATCCAAAACCGTCAAGGAGGAATTCCAGAAGCAACTGCTAAGCACTTCATGCAGCAACTGG CTTCTGGGCTTAAAGTACTTCGAGAGAACAACCTAATTCACCGAGACCTGAAGCCACAG AATCTATTGCTTTCTACAAATGATGACAAATCCATCCTGAAGATTGCTGATTTTGGATTTGCAAG GTCTCTGCAACCTAGAGGGCTTGCTGAAACCTTATGTGGTTCACCGCTTTACATGGCTCCAGAAATAATGCAACTCCAGAAGTACGATGCAAAG GCAGATCTTTGGAGTGTTGGCGCCATTCTATTTCAACTGGTGACTGGAAAAACCCCATATACAGGAAACAACCAACTACAG TTGTTCCAGAACATCGTGAGATCAACTGAATTGCAGTTTCCCCGAGACATAAAGGATTTGAGTCCTCATTGCATGGATTTGTGTAGGAAATTGCTTCGTCGTAATCCAG TGGAGCGATTGACATTTGAGGAATTCTTTAACCACCCCTTCCTTTCTCAAAGGCAAGCAGATGAATTGTTGTG GAATATGAGACGACAGAAAAGTATAGATGGTTTTCCTCTTTCTGAACTGAATCCTGTGGGGAAAACTGAAGAAATTGCTCAAGAAGATTTACCTTTTAGTTTAGATGATGATTCCAGTGGTCCTGATGGGAGTCCCTCTTTTGTTGGGATGTCCCCAATTAAATCTACATATGGATTTTCTCTTGATGCAAAAGCTGACAGAAAGGAAGCTTCTAAAGCTGCAGAGAAGATGGATCTTGCTTCCAGTTATGGTAGTGTCAGTCATAAACCGGAAGCAACTATGTTTAATATTGGTGGTCTGAAACTTTCAGAAGGAAAGCTGAAAGAGTCTCTTAAATCCGTGGATCCTGCACCGGCAAAAAGTCACGTAAAAG TGGCAGATTCATTGGAGTTGATTGATCAGGAGTATGTCCTGGTACCTGGTCCACCATTGGATGTGTCTTCTTCACCTGTTATTTCTACTCTCGAGAATGTGTCTTCCAAACCTGGCAGTCCACCACAAGTTTCTGGAAACATAAACTTCATCTCAACTGCCCCAATACCAATTGTTGGTACAGCAGCCAATAAGGTGGGTCATATTGAAAGCTTTGAAAGTCACGGCTCTGCTCCTGGGACTTCACAAGGATCTATGGATGTAGCTGACACATTAGAGCAGCCATCAGCTGACTGCATCACAAGAGTAAGATCCTTAAAGTGTTGCGCATCTGCCATCAGAGAACTAGTAAATGAGAAG CTTGAGGCAGGTAAGCAGCTGGAAGCATTCTCAGTTCAGCTTGTGATTCTTGCCATATGGAAGCAAGCATTACACATCTGTCATACACGAGCTGCATCTGCTACGGAGGGAAGCCCAACACCTGATTCTACCAGATTGAGGGAAATGACGAAGGAACTAGACGGCCTTGATATTCATGAAGATCTTGATGCGGCTAACACTCTGGGTTCTCAGCATATTTGCTCTCAGATTGAGAGAGCATTTCTTCTTGAAGTTGGGAATGCTGAGGAACTTGCAAAAATTGTAGAGCCCGGTATTACATGTTACCAAG GAAATACAGAGATGCCAGATGCAATGGAGACAATATTCCAATCTGCCCTTGCTCTGGGCAGACGCGGAGCT GTAGATGAATATATGGGTTGCACGGGTGATGCTGTGGTGTTTTACTCTAAAGCTGTGCGCTTGTTAGTATTTCTTCTAGTGGAAGCACCTTCCCTTATTTTGAATCCTCCGTTTTCTCTGACAAATTCAGGCCGTTGTAGGCTTCGAAGTTACATCGATGTCCTGAATAACAGGCAAAGCATTTCAAGGTCTCAAAGGATGGCCCTTCTGAAGGGCGGGGACCAGCGATGCTCCTCCTGA
- the LOC113692687 gene encoding serine/threonine-protein kinase ATG1c isoform X2, whose translation MPQPMSRGGRFVVGEYVVGQQLGAGSFSTVWHGLHRVHGTEVAIKEIVTARLNTKLRDSLKSEIVILKKINHPNIIRLHDMIEDSGKIYIILEYCSGGDLSVYIQNRQGGIPEATAKHFMQQLASGLKVLRENNLIHRDLKPQNLLLSTNDDKSILKIADFGFARSLQPRGLAETLCGSPLYMAPEIMQLQKYDAKADLWSVGAILFQLVTGKTPYTGNNQLQLFQNIVRSTELQFPRDIKDLSPHCMDLCRKLLRRNPVERLTFEEFFNHPFLSQRQADELLWNMRRQKSIDGFPLSELNPVGKTEEIAQEDLPFSLDDDSSGPDGSPSFVGMSPIKSTYGFSLDAKADRKEASKAAEKMDLASSYGSVSHKPEATMFNIGGLKLSEGKLKESLKSVDPAPAKSHVKVADSLELIDQEYVLVPGPPLDVSSSPVISTLENVSSKPGSPPQVSGNINFISTAPIPIVGTAANKVGHIESFESHGSAPGTSQGSMDVADTLEQPSADCITRVRSLKCCASAIRELVNEKLEAGKQLEAFSVQLVILAIWKQALHICHTRAASATEGSPTPDSTRLREMTKELDGLDIHEDLDAANTLGSQHICSQIERAFLLEVGNAEELAKIVEPGNTEMPDAMETIFQSALALGRRGAVDEYMGCTGDAVVFYSKAVRLLVFLLVEAPSLILNPPFSLTNSGRCRLRSYIDVLNNRQSISRSQRMALLKGGDQRCSS comes from the exons ATGCCTCAACCGATGAGCAGAGGAGGAAGGTTCGTGGTGGGGGAATATGTGGTTGGGCAGCAACTAGGAGCGGGGTCGTTCTCGACGGTATGGCACGGGCTGCACCGGGTCCACGGCACCGAAGTTGCCATCAAAGAGATCGTGACGGCTCGATTGAACACCAAACTCCGGGATAGTTTGAAGTCGGAGATTGTTATTTTGAAGAAGATCAATCACCCAAACATCATCCGCTTGCACGACATGATTGAG GATTCTGGAAAGATATATATCATTCTAGAATACTGCAGTGGGGGTGACCTTTCTGTTTACATCCAAAACCGTCAAGGAGGAATTCCAGAAGCAACTGCTAAGCACTTCATGCAGCAACTGG CTTCTGGGCTTAAAGTACTTCGAGAGAACAACCTAATTCACCGAGACCTGAAGCCACAG AATCTATTGCTTTCTACAAATGATGACAAATCCATCCTGAAGATTGCTGATTTTGGATTTGCAAG GTCTCTGCAACCTAGAGGGCTTGCTGAAACCTTATGTGGTTCACCGCTTTACATGGCTCCAGAAATAATGCAACTCCAGAAGTACGATGCAAAG GCAGATCTTTGGAGTGTTGGCGCCATTCTATTTCAACTGGTGACTGGAAAAACCCCATATACAGGAAACAACCAACTACAG TTGTTCCAGAACATCGTGAGATCAACTGAATTGCAGTTTCCCCGAGACATAAAGGATTTGAGTCCTCATTGCATGGATTTGTGTAGGAAATTGCTTCGTCGTAATCCAG TGGAGCGATTGACATTTGAGGAATTCTTTAACCACCCCTTCCTTTCTCAAAGGCAAGCAGATGAATTGTTGTG GAATATGAGACGACAGAAAAGTATAGATGGTTTTCCTCTTTCTGAACTGAATCCTGTGGGGAAAACTGAAGAAATTGCTCAAGAAGATTTACCTTTTAGTTTAGATGATGATTCCAGTGGTCCTGATGGGAGTCCCTCTTTTGTTGGGATGTCCCCAATTAAATCTACATATGGATTTTCTCTTGATGCAAAAGCTGACAGAAAGGAAGCTTCTAAAGCTGCAGAGAAGATGGATCTTGCTTCCAGTTATGGTAGTGTCAGTCATAAACCGGAAGCAACTATGTTTAATATTGGTGGTCTGAAACTTTCAGAAGGAAAGCTGAAAGAGTCTCTTAAATCCGTGGATCCTGCACCGGCAAAAAGTCACGTAAAAG TGGCAGATTCATTGGAGTTGATTGATCAGGAGTATGTCCTGGTACCTGGTCCACCATTGGATGTGTCTTCTTCACCTGTTATTTCTACTCTCGAGAATGTGTCTTCCAAACCTGGCAGTCCACCACAAGTTTCTGGAAACATAAACTTCATCTCAACTGCCCCAATACCAATTGTTGGTACAGCAGCCAATAAGGTGGGTCATATTGAAAGCTTTGAAAGTCACGGCTCTGCTCCTGGGACTTCACAAGGATCTATGGATGTAGCTGACACATTAGAGCAGCCATCAGCTGACTGCATCACAAGAGTAAGATCCTTAAAGTGTTGCGCATCTGCCATCAGAGAACTAGTAAATGAGAAG CTTGAGGCAGGTAAGCAGCTGGAAGCATTCTCAGTTCAGCTTGTGATTCTTGCCATATGGAAGCAAGCATTACACATCTGTCATACACGAGCTGCATCTGCTACGGAGGGAAGCCCAACACCTGATTCTACCAGATTGAGGGAAATGACGAAGGAACTAGACGGCCTTGATATTCATGAAGATCTTGATGCGGCTAACACTCTGGGTTCTCAGCATATTTGCTCTCAGATTGAGAGAGCATTTCTTCTTGAAGTTGGGAATGCTGAGGAACTTGCAAAAATTGTAGAGCCCG GAAATACAGAGATGCCAGATGCAATGGAGACAATATTCCAATCTGCCCTTGCTCTGGGCAGACGCGGAGCT GTAGATGAATATATGGGTTGCACGGGTGATGCTGTGGTGTTTTACTCTAAAGCTGTGCGCTTGTTAGTATTTCTTCTAGTGGAAGCACCTTCCCTTATTTTGAATCCTCCGTTTTCTCTGACAAATTCAGGCCGTTGTAGGCTTCGAAGTTACATCGATGTCCTGAATAACAGGCAAAGCATTTCAAGGTCTCAAAGGATGGCCCTTCTGAAGGGCGGGGACCAGCGATGCTCCTCCTGA
- the LOC113692687 gene encoding serine/threonine-protein kinase ATG1c isoform X4, with amino-acid sequence MPQPMSRGGRFVVGEYVVGQQLGAGSFSTVWHGLHRVHGTEVAIKEIVTARLNTKLRDSLKSEIVILKKINHPNIIRLHDMIEDSGKIYIILEYCSGGDLSVYIQNRQGGIPEATAKHFMQQLASGLKVLRENNLIHRDLKPQNLLLSTNDDKSILKIADFGFARSLQPRGLAETLCGSPLYMAPEIMQLQKYDAKADLWSVGAILFQLVTGKTPYTGNNQLQLFQNIVRSTELQFPRDIKDLSPHCMDLCRKLLRRNPVERLTFEEFFNHPFLSQRQADELLWNMRRQKSIDGFPLSELNPVGKTEEIAQEDLPFSLDDDSSGPDGSPSFVGMSPIKSTYGFSLDAKADRKEASKAAEKMDLASSYGSVSHKPEATMFNIGGLKLSEGKLKESLKSVDPAPAKSHVKVADSLELIDQEYVLVPGPPLDVSSSPVISTLENVSSKPGSPPQVSGNINFISTAPIPIVGTAANKVGHIESFESHGSAPGTSQGSMDVADTLEQPSADCITRVRSLKCCASAIRELVNEKLEAGKQLEAFSVQLVILAIWKQALHICHTRAASATEGSPTPDSTRLREMTKELDGLDIHEDLDAANTLGSQHICSQIERAFLLEVGNAEELAKIVEPGITCYQGNTEMPDAMETIFQSALALGRRGAAVVGFEVTSMS; translated from the exons ATGCCTCAACCGATGAGCAGAGGAGGAAGGTTCGTGGTGGGGGAATATGTGGTTGGGCAGCAACTAGGAGCGGGGTCGTTCTCGACGGTATGGCACGGGCTGCACCGGGTCCACGGCACCGAAGTTGCCATCAAAGAGATCGTGACGGCTCGATTGAACACCAAACTCCGGGATAGTTTGAAGTCGGAGATTGTTATTTTGAAGAAGATCAATCACCCAAACATCATCCGCTTGCACGACATGATTGAG GATTCTGGAAAGATATATATCATTCTAGAATACTGCAGTGGGGGTGACCTTTCTGTTTACATCCAAAACCGTCAAGGAGGAATTCCAGAAGCAACTGCTAAGCACTTCATGCAGCAACTGG CTTCTGGGCTTAAAGTACTTCGAGAGAACAACCTAATTCACCGAGACCTGAAGCCACAG AATCTATTGCTTTCTACAAATGATGACAAATCCATCCTGAAGATTGCTGATTTTGGATTTGCAAG GTCTCTGCAACCTAGAGGGCTTGCTGAAACCTTATGTGGTTCACCGCTTTACATGGCTCCAGAAATAATGCAACTCCAGAAGTACGATGCAAAG GCAGATCTTTGGAGTGTTGGCGCCATTCTATTTCAACTGGTGACTGGAAAAACCCCATATACAGGAAACAACCAACTACAG TTGTTCCAGAACATCGTGAGATCAACTGAATTGCAGTTTCCCCGAGACATAAAGGATTTGAGTCCTCATTGCATGGATTTGTGTAGGAAATTGCTTCGTCGTAATCCAG TGGAGCGATTGACATTTGAGGAATTCTTTAACCACCCCTTCCTTTCTCAAAGGCAAGCAGATGAATTGTTGTG GAATATGAGACGACAGAAAAGTATAGATGGTTTTCCTCTTTCTGAACTGAATCCTGTGGGGAAAACTGAAGAAATTGCTCAAGAAGATTTACCTTTTAGTTTAGATGATGATTCCAGTGGTCCTGATGGGAGTCCCTCTTTTGTTGGGATGTCCCCAATTAAATCTACATATGGATTTTCTCTTGATGCAAAAGCTGACAGAAAGGAAGCTTCTAAAGCTGCAGAGAAGATGGATCTTGCTTCCAGTTATGGTAGTGTCAGTCATAAACCGGAAGCAACTATGTTTAATATTGGTGGTCTGAAACTTTCAGAAGGAAAGCTGAAAGAGTCTCTTAAATCCGTGGATCCTGCACCGGCAAAAAGTCACGTAAAAG TGGCAGATTCATTGGAGTTGATTGATCAGGAGTATGTCCTGGTACCTGGTCCACCATTGGATGTGTCTTCTTCACCTGTTATTTCTACTCTCGAGAATGTGTCTTCCAAACCTGGCAGTCCACCACAAGTTTCTGGAAACATAAACTTCATCTCAACTGCCCCAATACCAATTGTTGGTACAGCAGCCAATAAGGTGGGTCATATTGAAAGCTTTGAAAGTCACGGCTCTGCTCCTGGGACTTCACAAGGATCTATGGATGTAGCTGACACATTAGAGCAGCCATCAGCTGACTGCATCACAAGAGTAAGATCCTTAAAGTGTTGCGCATCTGCCATCAGAGAACTAGTAAATGAGAAG CTTGAGGCAGGTAAGCAGCTGGAAGCATTCTCAGTTCAGCTTGTGATTCTTGCCATATGGAAGCAAGCATTACACATCTGTCATACACGAGCTGCATCTGCTACGGAGGGAAGCCCAACACCTGATTCTACCAGATTGAGGGAAATGACGAAGGAACTAGACGGCCTTGATATTCATGAAGATCTTGATGCGGCTAACACTCTGGGTTCTCAGCATATTTGCTCTCAGATTGAGAGAGCATTTCTTCTTGAAGTTGGGAATGCTGAGGAACTTGCAAAAATTGTAGAGCCCGGTATTACATGTTACCAAG GAAATACAGAGATGCCAGATGCAATGGAGACAATATTCCAATCTGCCCTTGCTCTGGGCAGACGCGGAGCT GCCGTTGTAGGCTTCGAAGTTACATCGATGTCCTGA
- the LOC113692687 gene encoding serine/threonine-protein kinase ATG1c isoform X3, with protein sequence MPQPMSRGGRFVVGEYVVGQQLGAGSFSTVWHGLHRVHGTEVAIKEIVTARLNTKLRDSLKSEIVILKKINHPNIIRLHDMIEDSGKIYIILEYCSGGDLSVYIQNRQGGIPEATAKHFMQQLASGLKVLRENNLIHRDLKPQNLLLSTNDDKSILKIADFGFARSLQPRGLAETLCGSPLYMAPEIMQLQKYDAKADLWSVGAILFQLVTGKTPYTGNNQLQLFQNIVRSTELQFPRDIKDLSPHCMDLCRKLLRRNPVERLTFEEFFNHPFLSQRNMRRQKSIDGFPLSELNPVGKTEEIAQEDLPFSLDDDSSGPDGSPSFVGMSPIKSTYGFSLDAKADRKEASKAAEKMDLASSYGSVSHKPEATMFNIGGLKLSEGKLKESLKSVDPAPAKSHVKVADSLELIDQEYVLVPGPPLDVSSSPVISTLENVSSKPGSPPQVSGNINFISTAPIPIVGTAANKVGHIESFESHGSAPGTSQGSMDVADTLEQPSADCITRVRSLKCCASAIRELVNEKLEAGKQLEAFSVQLVILAIWKQALHICHTRAASATEGSPTPDSTRLREMTKELDGLDIHEDLDAANTLGSQHICSQIERAFLLEVGNAEELAKIVEPGITCYQGNTEMPDAMETIFQSALALGRRGAVDEYMGCTGDAVVFYSKAVRLLVFLLVEAPSLILNPPFSLTNSGRCRLRSYIDVLNNRQSISRSQRMALLKGGDQRCSS encoded by the exons ATGCCTCAACCGATGAGCAGAGGAGGAAGGTTCGTGGTGGGGGAATATGTGGTTGGGCAGCAACTAGGAGCGGGGTCGTTCTCGACGGTATGGCACGGGCTGCACCGGGTCCACGGCACCGAAGTTGCCATCAAAGAGATCGTGACGGCTCGATTGAACACCAAACTCCGGGATAGTTTGAAGTCGGAGATTGTTATTTTGAAGAAGATCAATCACCCAAACATCATCCGCTTGCACGACATGATTGAG GATTCTGGAAAGATATATATCATTCTAGAATACTGCAGTGGGGGTGACCTTTCTGTTTACATCCAAAACCGTCAAGGAGGAATTCCAGAAGCAACTGCTAAGCACTTCATGCAGCAACTGG CTTCTGGGCTTAAAGTACTTCGAGAGAACAACCTAATTCACCGAGACCTGAAGCCACAG AATCTATTGCTTTCTACAAATGATGACAAATCCATCCTGAAGATTGCTGATTTTGGATTTGCAAG GTCTCTGCAACCTAGAGGGCTTGCTGAAACCTTATGTGGTTCACCGCTTTACATGGCTCCAGAAATAATGCAACTCCAGAAGTACGATGCAAAG GCAGATCTTTGGAGTGTTGGCGCCATTCTATTTCAACTGGTGACTGGAAAAACCCCATATACAGGAAACAACCAACTACAG TTGTTCCAGAACATCGTGAGATCAACTGAATTGCAGTTTCCCCGAGACATAAAGGATTTGAGTCCTCATTGCATGGATTTGTGTAGGAAATTGCTTCGTCGTAATCCAG TGGAGCGATTGACATTTGAGGAATTCTTTAACCACCCCTTCCTTTCTCAAAG GAATATGAGACGACAGAAAAGTATAGATGGTTTTCCTCTTTCTGAACTGAATCCTGTGGGGAAAACTGAAGAAATTGCTCAAGAAGATTTACCTTTTAGTTTAGATGATGATTCCAGTGGTCCTGATGGGAGTCCCTCTTTTGTTGGGATGTCCCCAATTAAATCTACATATGGATTTTCTCTTGATGCAAAAGCTGACAGAAAGGAAGCTTCTAAAGCTGCAGAGAAGATGGATCTTGCTTCCAGTTATGGTAGTGTCAGTCATAAACCGGAAGCAACTATGTTTAATATTGGTGGTCTGAAACTTTCAGAAGGAAAGCTGAAAGAGTCTCTTAAATCCGTGGATCCTGCACCGGCAAAAAGTCACGTAAAAG TGGCAGATTCATTGGAGTTGATTGATCAGGAGTATGTCCTGGTACCTGGTCCACCATTGGATGTGTCTTCTTCACCTGTTATTTCTACTCTCGAGAATGTGTCTTCCAAACCTGGCAGTCCACCACAAGTTTCTGGAAACATAAACTTCATCTCAACTGCCCCAATACCAATTGTTGGTACAGCAGCCAATAAGGTGGGTCATATTGAAAGCTTTGAAAGTCACGGCTCTGCTCCTGGGACTTCACAAGGATCTATGGATGTAGCTGACACATTAGAGCAGCCATCAGCTGACTGCATCACAAGAGTAAGATCCTTAAAGTGTTGCGCATCTGCCATCAGAGAACTAGTAAATGAGAAG CTTGAGGCAGGTAAGCAGCTGGAAGCATTCTCAGTTCAGCTTGTGATTCTTGCCATATGGAAGCAAGCATTACACATCTGTCATACACGAGCTGCATCTGCTACGGAGGGAAGCCCAACACCTGATTCTACCAGATTGAGGGAAATGACGAAGGAACTAGACGGCCTTGATATTCATGAAGATCTTGATGCGGCTAACACTCTGGGTTCTCAGCATATTTGCTCTCAGATTGAGAGAGCATTTCTTCTTGAAGTTGGGAATGCTGAGGAACTTGCAAAAATTGTAGAGCCCGGTATTACATGTTACCAAG GAAATACAGAGATGCCAGATGCAATGGAGACAATATTCCAATCTGCCCTTGCTCTGGGCAGACGCGGAGCT GTAGATGAATATATGGGTTGCACGGGTGATGCTGTGGTGTTTTACTCTAAAGCTGTGCGCTTGTTAGTATTTCTTCTAGTGGAAGCACCTTCCCTTATTTTGAATCCTCCGTTTTCTCTGACAAATTCAGGCCGTTGTAGGCTTCGAAGTTACATCGATGTCCTGAATAACAGGCAAAGCATTTCAAGGTCTCAAAGGATGGCCCTTCTGAAGGGCGGGGACCAGCGATGCTCCTCCTGA
- the LOC113692687 gene encoding serine/threonine-protein kinase ATG1c isoform X6 produces MQQLASGLKVLRENNLIHRDLKPQNLLLSTNDDKSILKIADFGFARSLQPRGLAETLCGSPLYMAPEIMQLQKYDAKADLWSVGAILFQLVTGKTPYTGNNQLQLFQNIVRSTELQFPRDIKDLSPHCMDLCRKLLRRNPVERLTFEEFFNHPFLSQRQADELLWNMRRQKSIDGFPLSELNPVGKTEEIAQEDLPFSLDDDSSGPDGSPSFVGMSPIKSTYGFSLDAKADRKEASKAAEKMDLASSYGSVSHKPEATMFNIGGLKLSEGKLKESLKSVDPAPAKSHVKVADSLELIDQEYVLVPGPPLDVSSSPVISTLENVSSKPGSPPQVSGNINFISTAPIPIVGTAANKVGHIESFESHGSAPGTSQGSMDVADTLEQPSADCITRVRSLKCCASAIRELVNEKLEAGKQLEAFSVQLVILAIWKQALHICHTRAASATEGSPTPDSTRLREMTKELDGLDIHEDLDAANTLGSQHICSQIERAFLLEVGNAEELAKIVEPGITCYQGNTEMPDAMETIFQSALALGRRGAVDEYMGCTGDAVVFYSKAVRLLVFLLVEAPSLILNPPFSLTNSGRCRLRSYIDVLNNRQSISRSQRMALLKGGDQRCSS; encoded by the exons ATGCAGCAACTGG CTTCTGGGCTTAAAGTACTTCGAGAGAACAACCTAATTCACCGAGACCTGAAGCCACAG AATCTATTGCTTTCTACAAATGATGACAAATCCATCCTGAAGATTGCTGATTTTGGATTTGCAAG GTCTCTGCAACCTAGAGGGCTTGCTGAAACCTTATGTGGTTCACCGCTTTACATGGCTCCAGAAATAATGCAACTCCAGAAGTACGATGCAAAG GCAGATCTTTGGAGTGTTGGCGCCATTCTATTTCAACTGGTGACTGGAAAAACCCCATATACAGGAAACAACCAACTACAG TTGTTCCAGAACATCGTGAGATCAACTGAATTGCAGTTTCCCCGAGACATAAAGGATTTGAGTCCTCATTGCATGGATTTGTGTAGGAAATTGCTTCGTCGTAATCCAG TGGAGCGATTGACATTTGAGGAATTCTTTAACCACCCCTTCCTTTCTCAAAGGCAAGCAGATGAATTGTTGTG GAATATGAGACGACAGAAAAGTATAGATGGTTTTCCTCTTTCTGAACTGAATCCTGTGGGGAAAACTGAAGAAATTGCTCAAGAAGATTTACCTTTTAGTTTAGATGATGATTCCAGTGGTCCTGATGGGAGTCCCTCTTTTGTTGGGATGTCCCCAATTAAATCTACATATGGATTTTCTCTTGATGCAAAAGCTGACAGAAAGGAAGCTTCTAAAGCTGCAGAGAAGATGGATCTTGCTTCCAGTTATGGTAGTGTCAGTCATAAACCGGAAGCAACTATGTTTAATATTGGTGGTCTGAAACTTTCAGAAGGAAAGCTGAAAGAGTCTCTTAAATCCGTGGATCCTGCACCGGCAAAAAGTCACGTAAAAG TGGCAGATTCATTGGAGTTGATTGATCAGGAGTATGTCCTGGTACCTGGTCCACCATTGGATGTGTCTTCTTCACCTGTTATTTCTACTCTCGAGAATGTGTCTTCCAAACCTGGCAGTCCACCACAAGTTTCTGGAAACATAAACTTCATCTCAACTGCCCCAATACCAATTGTTGGTACAGCAGCCAATAAGGTGGGTCATATTGAAAGCTTTGAAAGTCACGGCTCTGCTCCTGGGACTTCACAAGGATCTATGGATGTAGCTGACACATTAGAGCAGCCATCAGCTGACTGCATCACAAGAGTAAGATCCTTAAAGTGTTGCGCATCTGCCATCAGAGAACTAGTAAATGAGAAG CTTGAGGCAGGTAAGCAGCTGGAAGCATTCTCAGTTCAGCTTGTGATTCTTGCCATATGGAAGCAAGCATTACACATCTGTCATACACGAGCTGCATCTGCTACGGAGGGAAGCCCAACACCTGATTCTACCAGATTGAGGGAAATGACGAAGGAACTAGACGGCCTTGATATTCATGAAGATCTTGATGCGGCTAACACTCTGGGTTCTCAGCATATTTGCTCTCAGATTGAGAGAGCATTTCTTCTTGAAGTTGGGAATGCTGAGGAACTTGCAAAAATTGTAGAGCCCGGTATTACATGTTACCAAG GAAATACAGAGATGCCAGATGCAATGGAGACAATATTCCAATCTGCCCTTGCTCTGGGCAGACGCGGAGCT GTAGATGAATATATGGGTTGCACGGGTGATGCTGTGGTGTTTTACTCTAAAGCTGTGCGCTTGTTAGTATTTCTTCTAGTGGAAGCACCTTCCCTTATTTTGAATCCTCCGTTTTCTCTGACAAATTCAGGCCGTTGTAGGCTTCGAAGTTACATCGATGTCCTGAATAACAGGCAAAGCATTTCAAGGTCTCAAAGGATGGCCCTTCTGAAGGGCGGGGACCAGCGATGCTCCTCCTGA